ATAAAGTGCCACAGCAATCAATACTGCATTGCCCAGGAACTCTACCGATGCCAGGGAAGCAGGAATTGCAGCCAGTACCAGGACCCGTAGAAGAACCGTGGGGGATCGAAGAGCCATGGTGGCGTGGGTGCTGATCAGTGTTTTCACACTTCGTGAAGTGAGCGTGCCACCCTTGAAAATCAGTTTCAGCCGCACTTTGCTTTTACCTGTAGACGGTCCGGCGCTCAACGATCTGGATAACTCCGTTGCATCCATGGACAACAAAGAGCTGGCCGCGTAAGCCCCGGCCGCGGCGCTGGCCTTGAGCTGGCCTGTGGTGATGCGTTCAAGATTGAGGTAGACAATTGTTAGCAGCCCCAATGCCAGGACCAGCACCACCAACAATGGCCAGCGTGCACCGTCGGCCACCAATAAGGGCCAACTGGTGGGAAGGTACTTCATCCATGCCGTTTGGGCCCCGGTAATGGCTCCCGTTCCGGCAACATTGTTGTAAAGCGCCGTGGCAACAAGTGTCAGGGGGGCAATGACAGTGATAGCGCCCATGATGTTTTTTAGCCATGCCCCCGAATTGGTGATCTGGCACCAAGAGGCCAGACCATAGAGCAGCCAGGCCAGCCCAGCCCCACAGAGCGAGGCCAAGGCAATCGAGCCAGGAGTGGGGTTCTTGGACATGCCGAGAGCCAACGGCAAAACTATGATCAGAGCGGCCACGCTTGGCAAGATCATCGATTTCAAAAAGCCTGGCTGGATGAAGCCTCGCCGGCGCACCGGCAGCCCCAGCCACCACGCAGTTTGGGGCAGTGCCATGGCGATCGGGCCCATCGTCATTTCAAGGGCCAACAGTCCTGCCGCCAATGTCAGTAAGACTGTGGCGCTGGCTTGGAGCAGCGTTACCGAGTGGAAGCCTGGGGCCACTGCTGAGGCCAGCAGCGCCGATTCATCCCCCACGCCCAAGCTATGACGCAGGGCCACAATAATTGCCCCAGCCATTGTTAGCAGGGTTAAGCCGCCGAGAATGGAAGTGTAGACCTCCGAAATGAGTTCCATGAGCCCGCCTTCAGTGCGGCTCAGGCCAGCACGGAAGGTGTATTGGCGAATATCTTTGGCGCTAAAACGCTCGCGTGTTTGCAAGGCCATGGCGTTAGTCCGTGTGGGGGTTCTCGGAGGCAATGGCCACCGCGGCTTGGGCTGGGGTCATCGTGTGAATCGTATCTGCAATGAACAAAGCCTTAGTGGCCACGGTGGATAGAAAGGCGGGGTCGTGGGTGACAACGAGCAGAGCCAGTCCGGCGTCTACTTCTGCTCGCAGGCGGGTGGCCAGCCTGTGCCGCATTGACGTGTCCAGACGTTGTTCGGGTTCATCAAGGACCAGCAAGGAGCGTGGGCGCACAAACGCGGACGCGAGGAGCATTCTCCGGCGCTGTCCGGAGGATAAATTGTAGGGTCTTGACTTCGCTTGGGCGGCTAATCCAAAGAATTCAAGCTCGGTGGCAATGACCTCTTCGACGTCTTCGACCCCATGCCCGGCCGCAACGATCGCCAGGTGCTCCTCAACTGTCAACGCGGGGAAGAAAGCATCGTCGTCAAAAACCACGGCAACTTCGCGGCGGAAGTCCAGGGTCCTGTCATCCACTGCGGCACCGTTGATCATGGTTGTTCCAGAGACAGCCGGAAGCTGACCAACCACTGTTTTCACAACAGTTGATTTACCGGCCCCGTTGGGACCAACCAAGGCAAGAGCTTGGGCCGAATGCACACTGAAGCTGACAACCCCACAGACAGCCTTACCGCTGTAACCGGCCTGCAACTTCTCGGCGCGGACAATATCTTTGCGACCCTTGCCGTTGGGACCCTTGGGGTCTGTAGGACTCTTGGGATCCGTAGAATCTTTGGGCTGTGGGGGATTACGGTGGGAAGGGCTGGTAGCTTTGGTCATCACTTGGAAGTATAGGCGCGCGAGCGCACCAAACAGCAGTTGATCACGGTGAACGGCACTGACTTCCTTGGCATGTCAAGGGAGAATATAGGGTTCGGGATGGAAAGATTTTGGCTCTCTGATGGGCTTCTTGGGGCCCTGAGCGAAACATTCATCCTCAACCTGAGGGTCAAGGCTCAAAAGCTATCAAGGGTAAATGTCCTAAACATGCCCGCAGAAACCGGTAACGTAGTCACTGGCAGTGGTGGATTAATTAGCGGCGAAAGTGTGGACTGACAGGTGAGCAACGAGCAGGGTGCAACGGCACTTGCCGGCGAAGATGTAATGGGCCCTACGGGTCGGCCCCTAACGGAATTCCCAGAGCCGCCAGTACTGTCTTCCCATGGCCCGGCACGCGTTATTGCCATGGTCAATCAAAAGGGCGGGGTCGGCAAAACTACTTCGACCATTAATTTAGGTGCTGCCTTGGCCGAAGCCGGGCGCAAAGTACTATTGGTGGACTTCGATCCCCAGGGCGCGTTGTCCGCCGGTTTGGGAACAAACCCTCACGAACTCGACATCACCGTATATAACGTGCTGATGGACCGAAAAGTTGATATTCGTGACGCTATTCTCCATACGGAGATCGAGAACATTGACATTCTTCCCGCCAATATTGACCTCTCAGCGGCTGAAGTTCAACTTGTCAATGAGGTTGCGCGCGAGCAGGTCCTAGCCAGCGCGTTGCGCAAGGTTGAAGATGACTATGACGTTGTCCTCATTGATTGCCAGCCCTCCTTGGGGTTGCTCACCGTCAATGCGCTGACGGCTGCCCACGGCGTGATCATCCCGCTCATCTGCGAATTTTTTGCCCTGCGTGCTGTGGCTCTTCTGGTGGAGACCATTGACAAAGTCCAGGACCGTCTCAACCCCGGTCTACAGGTGGACGGCGTGTTGGCTACTATGTATGACTCCCGCACATTGCATGGGCGGGAAGTGCTGGCACGTCTTGTAGAGGCGTTTGGCGATAAAGTCTTTGAAACCGTGATTAAACGGACCATTAAGTTCGCGGATGCATCCGTTGCCGCCGAACCAATAACTACTTTTGCAGCGAACCACCAAGGTGCCGAGTCCTATAGGCGGCTTGCCAAAGAACTGATAGCACGAGGCGGCTCGCCCTAATTTGATGTCACCAACACAAACCGCGGGGATCGCGGTAGAGGCAGCACCGATGAATGAACAGCGTGCCAGCACACAGCTGGCCAAGGAGCAGTCGGCTGCAGTGCAGACTGGCAGCAAGGGTTTTGAAGTTCGATTAGAGAACTTCACCGGGCCTTTTGACCTGCTCTTGGGGCTCATTTCCAAGCACGAAATGGATATCACAGATGTTGCTATTGCCACTGTCACCGATGAGTTCATCAGTTACTTGAAGTCGCTGGCGGAATTGGGGCAGGAATGGGCTCTGGATGAGGCCAGCGAGTTCCTGGTCTTAGCCGCAACACTTTTGGACCTCAAGGCTGCCCGGCTGTTGCCTGCCGGCGAGGTGGAGAATGACGAAGACTTGGCCCTTTTGGAGGCCCGCGACCTGTTGTTCGCCCGTCTTTTGCAGTACAAGGCCTTCAAGGAAGTTGCCATCCTCATGGGTGCGGAGCTCCAACGAGAAGCACAACGCTTTCCCCGCCAAGTGGGCCTTGAACCGCAATTTGCCGCCCTCCTGCCCGAATTGGTGTGGCGCCACACTCCTGAGCAATTCGCCGAACTTGCCGCCAAAGCGTTGGAAGCCAGAGCTGCACCACGCACGGACGTGGAACTTTCACATCTGCATGTCCAGGCCGTCAGTGTTAGGGAACAAGCCGCCATCATCACGGCCAAGCTCACAGCAGGACGGCCCAAGGGCATGATTGCCAGCGTCCCGGTCTGGACCGGAACGCCGCTGTCCTTTGCCACCCTCAGTGCTGACGCAGAATCATCCATGGTTGTTGTTGCCCGATTCCTGGCCCTGCTAGAACTGTTCAGGGACCAAATGGTGGCCTTCGATCAGCCCCGCCCTCTAGGCGAACTATTGGTGCAATGGTGTGCGGGAACAGCCATCGTGGACAGTACGGCAAGCGACTTCGATCAGGAGAGCAGGGATGTGGATGACGGAGGAAAATGACCAGCAGTTCCCTGGCTTGACTATGCCGGAACTGCTGGAATCTCCAGACGGTGTCAAAGCTGCCCTTGAGGCTGTTTTGATGGTTGTTGATGAGCCTGTCTCCGAAGAAGCGTTAGCAGCCGTAGTGGGTTTACCCACAGCAACGGTACGTGATCTATTACACGAACTGGCAAGGGAATACGACGGTTATACTAGAAAGGGTGGCACCTTACCGGTCCGCGGCTTTGAACTCCGGCAACTAGCCGGGGGATGGCGTGTTTATTCACGGGCTGCTTACGCCGAGATCGTGTCGAAGTTTGTTGTGGACGGCCAGACGGCCCGGCTCACGCAAGCGGCCTTGGAAACCTTGGCGGTGATTGCCTACCGTCAGCCGGTCTCACGAGCTCGTGTTTCCGCTATTCGCGGAGTCAACGTGGATTCGGTGGTGAGGACGCTTGCGCAGCGCGGACTGATTGAGGAAGTGGGCACCGATCCGGTGTCTGGCGCATTCCTGTACCGCACCACAGCGTACTTTTTAGAACGGCTGGGGATGGGCAGCGTTGATGAGTTGCCGCAAATTGCACCTCACCTGCCCGGTCTGGAAAACCTCCAAGATTTTGATGATTCACATTTTTAGCACGACCACAACATTTAGTATTTTAAGGACACACCAATGACACCGACACCTCGCTCCGGAAGTTCTTCCGGGCAGAACCAGCCGCGTGGCGGCAAACCCCGTTCTGGCGCACCCAAGTCCGGTGGTTTTAAAGCCGGCGGTAGCAAGTTTGGTGCACCCAGATCTGGTGGCAGCAAATTTGGCGCACCCAAGACCGGGAGCAACCGGTCGGAGTCCAACGATGGCTACATCAAGCCGGGCGCGGCTAGGGCAGCCGGTTACAAAACCGGTGGGCCCAAGGACAGCTCCGCCAAGTCTCGTGGACCGAAGCCGGCCGCACGCAAGCCCACCCAGAGCGGTGCCCGTCCGTTTAAGAATGAGCAGTACGGCCGCACCGTCAGCCCGTCCAAGAACCGGCCCACTGAGCAGAACCGCCGCCCAACACGCACCACTGACGACATTGACATGCACAATGCCGAAGGCATTCGCCTGCAAAAGGTGATGGCCATGGCTGGCGTAGCATCCCGCCGTTTGTGCGAGGACATGATCCTTGAAGGACGCGTTCAGGTTGACGGCGTCACCGTTACACAGCTTGGTTTGCGCGTGGATCCGGAAACAACTGACATAGCAGTTGATGGCATGACCATTCAGACCAACGAACAAATGGTCTACATGGTGTTCAACAAGCCCAAGGGTGTTGTTTCCACCATGGATGATCCTGAAGGGCGTCCGTGCATTACGGACTTCTTGAAGAAGCGCCAGACTCGGGAGCGTCTTTTCCACGTGGGTCGTTTGGACACTAGCACTGAGGGCTTGCTGATCTTAACGAACGACGGCGAGCTTTCCAACCGCTTGAGCCACCCCAAATACGAAATTCCTAAAACCTATTTGGTGCAGGTTCGCGGTCCGATGGCACATGGAATTGGTGCCCAGCTCAAGGATGGCGTTGAGCTTGAGGACGGCTGGCAGCGGGTTGACTCCTTCCGCTTGGTGGACTCGACTCCGGGGCACGTGCTGGCAGAAGTTGTTTTGCACTCAGGAAAGAACCGTATTGTGCGCCGCATGTTTGATGCTGTGGGCTACCCGGTTGAGCGTCTTGTCCGCGTAAAGTTTGGACCCATCGCTCTGGGCGATCAGCGCCAGGGCAGTGTTCGCGTCCTGGGCCGTCACGAGGTTGGTTACCTGCTGGCAGACGTAGGGATGTAAGCAGCGAATGAATCCGTCGCACTTGAGAGGTCCAGTGCTGATTCTTGGCAGCGGGCTGCTGGGAGCCAGCATTGGTCTGGGGCTGCGGGCCCGTGGTATCGAGGTTGTTCTTTACGATCCCTCCCCCTCGGCCCAGGCAGTGGCTGTGGACATTGGTGCCGGCTGCGCCTTTGACGCCGCAGCTGAACTGAACCCTGAGCTAGTAGTGGTCGCTGCACCGCCGGATGTTACGGCTTCGGTGGTGGCTGCCGCGCTCACCACCTACCCCCGCGCCGTCGTGGTGGATATAGCAAGTGTCAAGGGTTCGGTCCTGGCGCAACTTCAGTGTCTTGAAACACTGGAGAGCAAGTCTTTGGAGCGTTATGTGGGCACCCACCCTATGGCAGGACGGGAACGCTCAGGCCCCGTTGCTGCGCGCGCGGAACTGTTCAATTCGATGCCTTGGGTGCTATGCCCCGCAGAGTCGAGCAGCGCGCATGCCGTGAAGGTGGCGCATTCATTGGCGCTGGAACTTGACGCTGTCGTGTTCGCGTTTACTCCGGATGAGCACGATGGGGCTGTGGCACTTGTTTCGCATTTGCCTCAGATCATGTCCTCCCTGGTAGCAAGCAGACTCCAGGAAACGCCGTCGCACGCTTTGTCACTTTCTGGCAACGGCTTGCGCGACGTGACCCGGATTGCTGCCAGCGATCCCTCCTTGTGGGTGCAGATTCTAGGCGCCAACGCTCCGAAGCTGCTTGAAATCATGGAAGGGGTCCGGACGGACCTGGACCGTTTGATCAAAACGCTCAGTGCGCCCACGGCTCCCGGGGCACGGTTGGACCTGGCACAGCTCATGGCTGAAGGGAACGCCGGGCAAAGCCGGATTCCCGGTAAACACGGTGGTCCTGCTTTGCAGTACTCGTGGTTGACAGTGCTTGTTGACGACAAGCCCGGGCAGATCGCAAAGTTGCTGACCGAGATCGGTGAGATTGGCGTCAACGTCGAGGACCTGCGCCTTGACCACTCGGCAGGGCATCAGGTTGGCATGGTTGAACTTTCAGTGCTGCCCTCACGGCGGGTACTGCTGGTTGATGAATTGACTGTACGCGGTTGGAAGGTAATGCAATGAACAAGTTTGAAGAGGCTGCACAGGGTGCAGAGCCGGTGGATGCTCAGTTGCGCCAAGGCAAATCCTTCGTGGTTGCCGTGGACGGACCCTCCGGATCAGGGAAGTCAAGTGTGAGCAAGGCCGTTGCCAAGCGGCTTGGTCTGGCATTTTTGGACACCGGGGCCATGTACCGCGGTTTGACCTGGCACTGCCTCAACGCCGGTTTTGACCTGAATAACGCGGCCATGGTTGAGGCCGCGGCGCGGACCATCAAGCTTGAACAGAGCATGGAACCAGAGTCTGAATTTGTCAGGGTCAACGGCGTGAATGTCACAACGGCCATCCGTGAGCCGGAAATTTCCGCCTCCGTCAGCACAGTGGCAACTAATCTAGGTGCACGCGCCGAGCTGGTGCGTCGCCAGCAGGCCATCATTGCCGAGTACAACCACCGCATTGTGGTTGAAGGACGGGACATCACCACTGTTGTTGCCCCCGGAGCCGAGGCACGCCTGATCCTGACAGCCAGCGAGGAAGCCCGTCTGCGTCGACGAGGCCTGCAACTGGGTGGGACGCAGACTGCCGAACAGCTTGCCGAGCAGGTGCTTGCCCGCGATGCCAAGGACTCGAGCGTCGTAGACTTCCAGCGTGCTGCCGACGGAGTTTATACAGTTGACTCTTCGGAACTGGATTTTGTGCAAACTGTGGAGGCCGTCATTGCCGTGATCCGCCAAGCAATCAATGCAGATCCGCCTGCATGAACACAAAAGAAAAACCGTTGGCGATGATTACTGTTCCACCTCCGCGGTGGAAAACGCGCTGGAGCCGGCCTCTGGGGCGTGTGATTGACCACGCCGTGTACAGGACAACAGTCTTGGGGCGGGCTAACATTCCTTGCGAGGGCGCTGTCGTGTTTGCTGCAAATCACCTCAGCTACCTTGATGGCCCTGTGCTGGTTGGCGCTAGCAGCAGGTACATGCATGTTTTGGTTCGCCATAACATGTTTAAAGGACTTCTCGGTTGGATTTTGCACGCCTCCGGACAGATCCCAGTCAACCGGGGTGGAGACCGTACAGCCCTACAATGCGCTAAAGCGGTCCTGGACCGCGGAGACTGCGTTGGAATCCTGCCAGAAGGTACCAGGGGCAGCGGAGATGCCTCTGCCATGAGCGGTGGGGTAGCGTGGCTGGCACTTAACTCAAGTGCCTTCGTCGTCCCGGTAGCTATTCTGGGAACCCGGTATACGGGGGAACATCTCGATAAAATTCCAGCACCGCGGCGTAGGCTCTATGTGGTGTTTGGGGAACCATTGTCAATCACGGGTGAGCCGGGAGTTTCCGGCCGTGTTTCAATGGACAGAGCAACCGAACAAATCCGCCTGCGGCTGGCGACACACATAGCCGCCGCACAAGCCGTAACGGGGCAGGATTTGCCTGCGGACGATCACCTATCTTCAAAGCATAAAGGACAGTAACCATGAGCGACTCCAAGTCAACCACACCCGCCGGTGACGGCGAGGTTGGTCACCAGGACTACGTACCCACGGGTACTGACCAGATAGCTGAGAGGCTGGCGGCGATCTCTGACGAGGACGCCGATGCCCGCGCGGCAGGGCTCCTTGCAGGCCTTGCCAACTACGAGCTCGACGACGAAGATGCGGCACTGCTTTCGGGTGGGTTCGACGAAGGCGACGACTTTGATGCGCTACGTCAGGATCCGATACTTGCCATTGTTGGCCGTCCCAACGTGGGCAAGTCAACACTTGTCAACCGTATCCTGGGCCGCCGTGAAGCGGTTGTCGAGGACACCCCCGGAGTAACCCGCGACCGGGTCCAGTACACAGCCGACTGGCTTGGACGCAATTTCACCGTGGTTGATACCGGTGGCTGGGAGCGCGATGCGCGTGGACTGGATTTGCGTGTTGCTGAGCAGGCCGAACTGGCTGTGGAGATGGCTGATGCAGTACTCCTGGTAGTGGATGCGATAGTAGGAATTACTGCCTCCGATGAGGCTATTGTGCGCATGCTGCGCAAGTCCAAGAAGCCTGTCATCCTTGTAGGTAATAAAATTGATGACCTCGTCCAGGAAGCCGATGCCGCAACTCTGTGGGGGTTGGGGCTGGGGGAACCGCACCCCGTTTCCGCCGTCCATGGCCGTGGTGTGGCGGACATGCTTGATCGGGTCATGGAGGTTCTGCCGGAGTTTTCCGCAGTTGACGGCATCGAACGCACGGGAGGGCCCCGCCGCATCGCTTTGCTGGGACGGCCCAACGTGGGAAAGTCTTCACTGCTGAACAAGCTCGCAGGCACGGAGCGCGTGGTAGTTGATAACGTTGCAGGCACCACCCGCGATCCGGTAGATGAGCTGATTGAGCTTGGCGATCGCACCTGGCGCTTCGTGGACACAGCAGGAATACGTCGCCGCGTGCACATGGCCCAGGGTGCCGACTTCTACGCGTCGCTACGTACCCAGACTGCCTTGGAAAAGGCGGAAGTTGCTGTAGTGCTGATGGCGGTGGATGAGGTACTCAGTGAGCAGGATGTGCGCATCCTGCAGTTGGTTATTGAGTCAGGGCGTGCACTGGTGTTGGCGTTCAATAAGTGGGACTTGATGGACGATGAACGCCGCAAGTACCTAGAACGTGAAATCGATCAGGATCTTGCCCACGTCGAATGGGCACCGCGGGTGAACATTTCAGCTAAAACTGGTTGGCACAAGGACAAATTGGTTCCCGCCCTGGACATAGCACTGGAGAACTGGGATCGGCGCATCCCCACAGGTCGCCTCAATGCTTTCCTGGGGGAATTGGTTTCGGAACACCCGCACCCCGTGCGGGGCGGCAAGCAGCCACGTATTTTGTTCGGCACTCAGGCATCGAGCCGACCGCCGAAGTTCGTCCTGTTCACCACAGGCTTCCTTGACCCCGGATACCGCCGCTTCATTACTCGCCGCCTGCGTGAAACCTTCGGCTTCGAAGGAACACCCATCGAAGTGGCCATGCGAGTACGTGAAAAACGGAGCCGGAAGAAGTAAGCTGACTCACAGTTCAACCTGTTTTGGTCCTGTCTCGGGTAAATATGAGGTAAGCTTCTTCAGGTGGTTCAGCCACGGGAGATACCTTCTGGATGCTGAACTTTCGGGCTGTAGCGCAGCTTGGTAGCGCACTTGACTGGGGGTCAAGGGGTCGCAAGTTCAAATCTTGTCAGCCCGACCACAACAAACCCGCTGTTCTCTGGTTTCAAACTAGAGGACAGCGGGTTTTTTGGTGCCGCAAACCGACTGGCTGGTAGCACCTAACAATGCCCGGCTCCCGATCCACGATGGGGATGGGAGCCGGGCACTTTTGCCGCACTTGTAAATGCTGGCTTTTCTACTTTCGAGCTGAGCCCGAGAGTTGACGTGCATCCAGTGCGAACAAGTCTGCAGAACCGGCGGTGGCAGCACCCAGTAAGCTACCGCATTGGGGGAGTAGCTGTTCCGCATGGAAACGGGCCAGTACCAGCTGGCTCTGTGCCAGGGCCGTGTCACCTGTTCCTGCGGCGGCCACGGCAGCTCGGGCCAGCATCCATGCGGAGGTGCAGAGCCCCCACATGCGCAGGTACGGAGTTGAGCCCGAAAGTACCGCGTTGGGATCGCTCTGGCCTGTCTTTAGCATCCAGTGAGTAGCTTTTTCAAGCGCATCGAACTGTTTGGCAAGTTCCGCACGAATCGTAGAGAAGTCGGTTCCGGCCCCCGCAAGATCCATGTCGATCTCCCGCATTGTGGACAGGAACTCCAGGATCGAGGCGCCGCCACGGATTGCAAGCTTGCGACCCACAAGGTCTGCAGCCTGTATCCCGTTGGTACCTTCGTAAATCGCAGCAATACGTACGTCGCGTACGTGCTGAGCTGCTCCTGTCTCCTCTATGAACCCCATACCGCCCTGAATCTGGAGCGCCAAAGACGTGAGTTCATTGCCAAGGTCCGTTCCGAAAGACTTGCAAATCGGAGTAAGGAGGCCAACAATTTCATCGGCACGAGCCCTGACAGCCGGGTCTGGATCGTTGGTGCTGCGGTCAACGTAGGTGGCGTCGAGCAAGGTGAGGTAGCGCAAGCCGGCAATGGAGGCACGCTGTGTCATCAGCATGCGGCGCACGTCCGGAAACTCGATGATGGGTGAGCTGCCCGTGGTAACACCGATGGCCTGGCCCTGCTGCCTATCTTGGGCGTAGGTGAGCGACTGCTGGTACGCGCGTTCGGCCACGGCCAGTCCCTGCACACCAACACCGAGCCGTGCGCTGTTCATCATGACGAACATGATCCGCATACCCTTGTTTTCCTCACCGATCAGGTAACCGGTGGCATTCTCATAGGAGAGTACGCAGGTGGGAGAGGCGTGGATACCCATTTTGTGTTCAAGGGAGAGTGTTTCTACAGTGTTGCGTTCCCCTAGGGAGCCATCCTCATTAACAAGGAACTTCGGCACTATAAAGCAGGAGATTCCGCGGGTGCCAGCCGGGGCATCCGGGGTTCGTGCC
This genomic window from Arthrobacter sp. TMP15 contains:
- a CDS encoding prephenate dehydrogenase encodes the protein MNPSHLRGPVLILGSGLLGASIGLGLRARGIEVVLYDPSPSAQAVAVDIGAGCAFDAAAELNPELVVVAAPPDVTASVVAAALTTYPRAVVVDIASVKGSVLAQLQCLETLESKSLERYVGTHPMAGRERSGPVAARAELFNSMPWVLCPAESSSAHAVKVAHSLALELDAVVFAFTPDEHDGAVALVSHLPQIMSSLVASRLQETPSHALSLSGNGLRDVTRIAASDPSLWVQILGANAPKLLEIMEGVRTDLDRLIKTLSAPTAPGARLDLAQLMAEGNAGQSRIPGKHGGPALQYSWLTVLVDDKPGQIAKLLTEIGEIGVNVEDLRLDHSAGHQVGMVELSVLPSRRVLLVDELTVRGWKVMQ
- the der gene encoding ribosome biogenesis GTPase Der, with the translated sequence MSDSKSTTPAGDGEVGHQDYVPTGTDQIAERLAAISDEDADARAAGLLAGLANYELDDEDAALLSGGFDEGDDFDALRQDPILAIVGRPNVGKSTLVNRILGRREAVVEDTPGVTRDRVQYTADWLGRNFTVVDTGGWERDARGLDLRVAEQAELAVEMADAVLLVVDAIVGITASDEAIVRMLRKSKKPVILVGNKIDDLVQEADAATLWGLGLGEPHPVSAVHGRGVADMLDRVMEVLPEFSAVDGIERTGGPRRIALLGRPNVGKSSLLNKLAGTERVVVDNVAGTTRDPVDELIELGDRTWRFVDTAGIRRRVHMAQGADFYASLRTQTALEKAEVAVVLMAVDEVLSEQDVRILQLVIESGRALVLAFNKWDLMDDERRKYLEREIDQDLAHVEWAPRVNISAKTGWHKDKLVPALDIALENWDRRIPTGRLNAFLGELVSEHPHPVRGGKQPRILFGTQASSRPPKFVLFTTGFLDPGYRRFITRRLRETFGFEGTPIEVAMRVREKRSRKK
- the cmk gene encoding (d)CMP kinase, with translation MNKFEEAAQGAEPVDAQLRQGKSFVVAVDGPSGSGKSSVSKAVAKRLGLAFLDTGAMYRGLTWHCLNAGFDLNNAAMVEAAARTIKLEQSMEPESEFVRVNGVNVTTAIREPEISASVSTVATNLGARAELVRRQQAIIAEYNHRIVVEGRDITTVVAPGAEARLILTASEEARLRRRGLQLGGTQTAEQLAEQVLARDAKDSSVVDFQRAADGVYTVDSSELDFVQTVEAVIAVIRQAINADPPA
- a CDS encoding pseudouridine synthase, which encodes MTPTPRSGSSSGQNQPRGGKPRSGAPKSGGFKAGGSKFGAPRSGGSKFGAPKTGSNRSESNDGYIKPGAARAAGYKTGGPKDSSAKSRGPKPAARKPTQSGARPFKNEQYGRTVSPSKNRPTEQNRRPTRTTDDIDMHNAEGIRLQKVMAMAGVASRRLCEDMILEGRVQVDGVTVTQLGLRVDPETTDIAVDGMTIQTNEQMVYMVFNKPKGVVSTMDDPEGRPCITDFLKKRQTRERLFHVGRLDTSTEGLLILTNDGELSNRLSHPKYEIPKTYLVQVRGPMAHGIGAQLKDGVELEDGWQRVDSFRLVDSTPGHVLAEVVLHSGKNRIVRRMFDAVGYPVERLVRVKFGPIALGDQRQGSVRVLGRHEVGYLLADVGM
- a CDS encoding ABC transporter ATP-binding protein; this translates as MTKATSPSHRNPPQPKDSTDPKSPTDPKGPNGKGRKDIVRAEKLQAGYSGKAVCGVVSFSVHSAQALALVGPNGAGKSTVVKTVVGQLPAVSGTTMINGAAVDDRTLDFRREVAVVFDDDAFFPALTVEEHLAIVAAGHGVEDVEEVIATELEFFGLAAQAKSRPYNLSSGQRRRMLLASAFVRPRSLLVLDEPEQRLDTSMRHRLATRLRAEVDAGLALLVVTHDPAFLSTVATKALFIADTIHTMTPAQAAVAIASENPHTD
- the scpB gene encoding SMC-Scp complex subunit ScpB, whose translation is MTEENDQQFPGLTMPELLESPDGVKAALEAVLMVVDEPVSEEALAAVVGLPTATVRDLLHELAREYDGYTRKGGTLPVRGFELRQLAGGWRVYSRAAYAEIVSKFVVDGQTARLTQAALETLAVIAYRQPVSRARVSAIRGVNVDSVVRTLAQRGLIEEVGTDPVSGAFLYRTTAYFLERLGMGSVDELPQIAPHLPGLENLQDFDDSHF
- a CDS encoding DUF6297 family protein, with protein sequence MALQTRERFSAKDIRQYTFRAGLSRTEGGLMELISEVYTSILGGLTLLTMAGAIIVALRHSLGVGDESALLASAVAPGFHSVTLLQASATVLLTLAAGLLALEMTMGPIAMALPQTAWWLGLPVRRRGFIQPGFLKSMILPSVAALIIVLPLALGMSKNPTPGSIALASLCGAGLAWLLYGLASWCQITNSGAWLKNIMGAITVIAPLTLVATALYNNVAGTGAITGAQTAWMKYLPTSWPLLVADGARWPLLVVLVLALGLLTIVYLNLERITTGQLKASAAAGAYAASSLLSMDATELSRSLSAGPSTGKSKVRLKLIFKGGTLTSRSVKTLISTHATMALRSPTVLLRVLVLAAIPASLASVEFLGNAVLIAVALYLCAHFSAMALGSTARFSAGNPAVDMLMPLPAKTVRLVHYVLPAAVMTLWAPVAFSLLLALGVGSPALLALAVFAGPGLGAATLRAGFRPAPDWNMPPVAAPMGPIPTGAIKSFLIGPDLTLIVLLPVLICLISGGVPLVAFPAQLTLTWLAFLWGTHIRKPKSAKDGGLFGMPAVPVPK
- a CDS encoding AAA family ATPase, whose protein sequence is MSNEQGATALAGEDVMGPTGRPLTEFPEPPVLSSHGPARVIAMVNQKGGVGKTTSTINLGAALAEAGRKVLLVDFDPQGALSAGLGTNPHELDITVYNVLMDRKVDIRDAILHTEIENIDILPANIDLSAAEVQLVNEVAREQVLASALRKVEDDYDVVLIDCQPSLGLLTVNALTAAHGVIIPLICEFFALRAVALLVETIDKVQDRLNPGLQVDGVLATMYDSRTLHGREVLARLVEAFGDKVFETVIKRTIKFADASVAAEPITTFAANHQGAESYRRLAKELIARGGSP
- a CDS encoding ScpA family protein, with the translated sequence MNEQRASTQLAKEQSAAVQTGSKGFEVRLENFTGPFDLLLGLISKHEMDITDVAIATVTDEFISYLKSLAELGQEWALDEASEFLVLAATLLDLKAARLLPAGEVENDEDLALLEARDLLFARLLQYKAFKEVAILMGAELQREAQRFPRQVGLEPQFAALLPELVWRHTPEQFAELAAKALEARAAPRTDVELSHLHVQAVSVREQAAIITAKLTAGRPKGMIASVPVWTGTPLSFATLSADAESSMVVVARFLALLELFRDQMVAFDQPRPLGELLVQWCAGTAIVDSTASDFDQESRDVDDGGK
- a CDS encoding lysophospholipid acyltransferase family protein, with amino-acid sequence MITVPPPRWKTRWSRPLGRVIDHAVYRTTVLGRANIPCEGAVVFAANHLSYLDGPVLVGASSRYMHVLVRHNMFKGLLGWILHASGQIPVNRGGDRTALQCAKAVLDRGDCVGILPEGTRGSGDASAMSGGVAWLALNSSAFVVPVAILGTRYTGEHLDKIPAPRRRLYVVFGEPLSITGEPGVSGRVSMDRATEQIRLRLATHIAAAQAVTGQDLPADDHLSSKHKGQ